From Pseudoxanthomonas sp. YR558, the proteins below share one genomic window:
- the dld gene encoding D-lactate dehydrogenase: MPSDEALLARLREAVGAAHVLTGARATRRYRKGYRFGDGPVLAVVRPGTLLALWRVLEAAVQAGRIVLMQAANTGLTGGSTPDGDGYDRGIVLVSTQRLAGVQVIDGGRQVVCLPGATLDVLEKALAPLGREPHSVIGSSCIGASVLGGVCNNSGGALVRRGPAYTELALYAQRGGDGVLRLVNHLGIALGDTPEDILTRLQAGDYAPADVVHDAARAASDPHYAAHVRQVDAGTPARYNADTARLHEASGCAGRLAVFAVRLDTFEKDDASVFYIGSNDPDDLTGIRRHLLTASERLPISGEYIHRDAFDIGDRYGKDTFLLIDRFGTDRVPAAFALKSRIDGWCERGGLRGLTDRVLQTISGWLPDHLPPRLRDFRARYEHHLLLKVSARDAGTTHDFLDRFFADREGSFFACDTDEGRKAFLHRFAVAGAAVRYREVHRTEVEDIVALDVALRRDDRDWVEALPATLDDTMVARLYYGHFFCHVFHQDYIVRRGTDPLAVEHALWKLLDARGAEYPAEHNVGHLYPAKPALAAFYRTLDPTNTFNPGIGQTSKRADWGE; encoded by the coding sequence ATGCCGTCCGACGAAGCCCTGCTGGCCCGCCTGCGCGAGGCCGTGGGCGCGGCGCACGTACTGACCGGCGCGCGGGCGACGCGCCGCTACCGCAAGGGCTACCGCTTCGGCGACGGCCCGGTGCTGGCCGTGGTGCGCCCCGGCACGTTGCTCGCGCTGTGGCGCGTGCTGGAAGCCGCCGTGCAGGCGGGCCGCATCGTCCTGATGCAGGCGGCGAATACGGGGCTCACCGGTGGCTCCACGCCGGATGGCGACGGCTACGACCGCGGCATCGTGCTGGTCAGCACGCAGCGGCTAGCCGGCGTGCAGGTGATCGACGGCGGCCGCCAGGTGGTCTGCCTGCCGGGCGCGACCTTGGACGTGCTGGAGAAGGCGCTTGCACCGCTGGGACGCGAGCCGCATTCGGTGATCGGCTCGTCGTGCATCGGTGCCTCCGTGTTGGGCGGTGTGTGCAACAACTCCGGCGGCGCGCTGGTGCGTCGCGGTCCGGCGTACACGGAACTGGCGCTGTATGCGCAGCGCGGCGGCGACGGCGTGCTGCGGCTGGTCAACCACCTGGGCATCGCGCTCGGCGACACGCCGGAAGACATCCTGACCCGCCTGCAGGCCGGCGACTATGCGCCGGCGGACGTGGTCCACGACGCCGCGCGCGCTGCATCCGACCCGCACTATGCGGCCCACGTGCGCCAGGTCGATGCGGGCACGCCGGCGCGCTACAACGCCGATACCGCACGCCTGCACGAGGCGTCCGGTTGCGCGGGCCGGTTGGCGGTGTTCGCGGTGCGGCTGGATACGTTCGAGAAAGACGACGCATCGGTCTTCTACATCGGCAGCAACGATCCCGACGATCTCACCGGCATTCGCCGGCACCTGCTGACGGCGTCCGAACGCCTGCCGATCTCCGGCGAGTACATCCACCGCGATGCCTTCGACATCGGCGACCGGTATGGCAAGGACACGTTCCTGCTGATCGACCGCTTCGGCACCGATCGCGTACCGGCGGCGTTCGCGCTGAAGAGCCGCATCGATGGCTGGTGCGAACGCGGGGGCCTGCGCGGCCTGACCGACCGCGTGCTGCAGACCATCTCCGGATGGCTGCCGGATCATCTTCCGCCGCGCCTGCGCGATTTCCGCGCGCGCTACGAACATCATCTCCTGCTCAAGGTGTCGGCACGGGACGCAGGCACCACGCACGATTTCCTCGACCGCTTCTTCGCCGACCGCGAAGGTTCGTTCTTCGCCTGCGATACCGACGAAGGGCGCAAAGCGTTCCTGCACCGCTTCGCCGTGGCCGGTGCCGCCGTGCGCTACCGCGAGGTGCATCGCACGGAGGTGGAGGACATCGTCGCGCTCGATGTCGCCCTTCGCCGCGACGACCGCGACTGGGTGGAAGCCCTGCCTGCCACGCTAGACGACACGATGGTCGCGCGTCTCTACTACGGGCACTTCTTCTGCCACGTGTTCCATCAGGACTACATCGTGCGGCGGGGAACGGATCCGCTTGCGGTGGAGCATGCGCTCTGGAAGTTGCTGGATGCGCGCGGCGCCGAGTATCCGGCCGAACACAACGTGGGCCATCTCTATCCGGCCAAGCCGGCGCTCGCGGCGTTCTATCGCACGCTGGACCCCACCAACACCTTCAATCCCGGCATCGGCCAGACCAGCAAGCGCGCCGACTGGGGAGAATGA